A single region of the Mycobacterium avium subsp. avium genome encodes:
- a CDS encoding MBL fold metallo-hydrolase gives MTEVAESPTHPAYGRLRAVTDTASVLLADNPGLLTLEGTNTWVLRGPGSDELVIVDPGPDDDEHIARIAALGRIALVLISHRHGDHTDGIDKLVERTGATVRSAGSGFLRGLGGELTDGEVIDAAGLRIKVMATPGHTADSLCFLLDDAVLTADTVLGRGTTVLDKEDGSLTDYLESLRRLRGLGRRAVLPGHGPDLIDLESVAQGYLEHRRERLDQVRSAVRELGEDVSARRIVEHVYVDVDEKLWDAAEWSVQVQLNYLRSEPSA, from the coding sequence GTGACCGAGGTTGCCGAGTCGCCGACCCATCCCGCGTACGGCAGGTTGCGGGCGGTCACCGACACGGCCTCCGTGCTGCTGGCCGACAATCCCGGTTTGCTGACGCTGGAGGGCACCAACACCTGGGTGCTGCGCGGGCCGGGCAGCGACGAGCTGGTGATCGTGGACCCCGGGCCGGACGACGACGAGCACATCGCGCGGATCGCCGCGCTGGGCCGCATCGCGCTGGTGCTGATCAGCCACCGGCACGGCGACCACACCGACGGCATCGACAAGCTGGTCGAGCGCACCGGCGCCACCGTGCGCTCGGCGGGCAGCGGCTTTCTGCGCGGCCTGGGCGGTGAGCTCACCGACGGCGAGGTGATCGACGCGGCCGGGCTGAGGATCAAGGTGATGGCCACGCCCGGGCACACCGCCGATTCGCTGTGCTTCCTGCTCGACGACGCCGTGCTGACCGCCGACACCGTGCTGGGCCGCGGCACCACCGTCCTCGACAAGGAGGACGGCAGCCTGACGGACTACCTGGAATCGCTGCGGCGGCTGCGCGGCCTGGGCCGGCGGGCGGTGCTGCCCGGCCACGGCCCGGACCTGATCGACCTGGAAAGCGTCGCGCAGGGCTACCTGGAACACCGGCGGGAGCGGCTGGACCAGGTGCGATCGGCGGTGCGGGAGCTGGGCGAGGACGTCAGTGCCCGCCGGATCGTCGAACATGTCTACGTCGATGTCGATGAGAAGCTGTGGGACGCCGCCGAGTGGTCGGTGCAGGTGCAGTTGAATTACCTGCGCTCGGAGCCATCGGCGTAA
- the crp gene encoding cAMP-activated global transcriptional regulator CRP, producing MDEILARAGIFQGVEPSAVTALTKQLQPVDFPRGHTVFAEGEPGDRLYIIVSGKVKIGRRSPDGRENLLTIMGPSDMFGELSIFDPGPRTSSATTITEVRAVSMDRDALRAWIADRPEIAEQLLRVLARRLRRTNNNLADLIFTDVPGRVAKQLLQLAQRFGTQEGGAMRVTHDLTQEEIAQLVGASRETVNKALADFAHRGWIRLEGKSVLISDSERLARRAR from the coding sequence GTGGACGAGATCCTGGCAAGGGCAGGAATCTTCCAAGGGGTTGAGCCCAGCGCAGTCACCGCACTGACCAAGCAGCTCCAACCCGTCGACTTCCCCCGCGGACACACCGTCTTCGCCGAAGGGGAACCGGGGGATCGGCTGTACATCATCGTCTCGGGCAAGGTGAAGATCGGTCGCCGCTCGCCCGACGGGCGGGAAAACCTGCTGACGATCATGGGCCCCTCGGACATGTTCGGTGAGCTGTCGATCTTCGACCCGGGCCCGCGGACGTCCAGCGCCACCACCATCACCGAGGTGCGCGCGGTGTCGATGGACCGCGACGCGCTGCGTGCGTGGATCGCCGACCGCCCCGAGATCGCCGAACAGCTGTTGCGGGTGCTGGCCCGCCGGTTGCGCCGCACCAACAACAACCTGGCCGACCTCATCTTCACCGACGTGCCCGGCCGGGTGGCCAAGCAGCTGCTGCAGCTCGCGCAGCGCTTCGGCACCCAGGAGGGCGGCGCCATGCGGGTCACCCACGACCTGACCCAGGAAGAGATCGCGCAGCTGGTCGGGGCGTCGCGGGAGACGGTGAACAAGGCGCTGGCCGATTTCGCCCACCGCGGCTGGATCCGGCTGGAGGGCAAGAGCGTGCTGATCTCGGACTCCGAGCGGCTGGCGCGGCGAGCGAGGTAA
- a CDS encoding RidA family protein, with product MSAAPSWKARLAELGLTLPEVVAPLASYVPAVRTGNLVYTAGQLPMQDGKLAATGKVGAHITPDEGRALARICALNALAAVDALVGIDAVTRVVKVVGFVASAPGFNGQPSVVNGASDLLAEVFGEHGAHARSAVGVGELPLDAPVEVELIVEVGARP from the coding sequence ATGAGCGCTGCACCGTCCTGGAAGGCCCGGCTCGCCGAGCTCGGTCTGACGCTGCCGGAAGTGGTTGCGCCGCTGGCCTCCTACGTCCCCGCGGTGCGCACCGGCAACCTGGTCTACACCGCCGGCCAGCTGCCGATGCAGGACGGCAAGCTGGCCGCCACCGGCAAGGTGGGCGCCCACATCACCCCGGACGAGGGCCGCGCGCTGGCGCGGATCTGCGCGCTCAACGCGCTGGCCGCGGTCGACGCGCTGGTGGGCATCGACGCGGTGACCCGGGTGGTCAAAGTCGTCGGGTTCGTCGCCTCCGCACCCGGGTTCAACGGCCAGCCCAGCGTCGTCAACGGCGCCTCTGACCTGCTCGCCGAGGTGTTCGGCGAACACGGCGCGCATGCGCGCTCGGCGGTCGGGGTCGGTGAGCTGCCGCTGGATGCGCCGGTGGAAGTGGAGCTGATCGTGGAGGTCGGCGCGCGGCCGTGA